Proteins found in one Longimicrobium sp. genomic segment:
- a CDS encoding HAMP domain-containing sensor histidine kinase, which produces MRLRQRIVLTLLATVVVMGIPATYALLSLGTVHRIASELKVRDTEATSNLGSLRKNLEALQSADDNAVVLINIDRPKADSWRGTAEDAMAAGDRDLAALIRRPHGAAYRRAVTDARHQWETLKSVVRREFQLLPFPTPDDQDRFRGTYADPAYRGMTERLKPIDEAIGAEAEERVRRASDVATAARNTTLVALALSLALTVIIGILMTRAMLRPIDELGRGMSHVAEGDFEPDVRIPVERPDEIGDLARSFSTMTAQLAELDRLKAEFVSVASHEIKTPLSVIRGYVSLLADGIYGSVNDQQKKTLEAVSDQVDRLTRLVHRLLDISRFEAGGGRLELRRINVRDFLEELTSGFRVLAFQNGIDFHVQVAGDAPVNIEGDADRLNEVLGNILSNAFKFTERGGRIALDAERDGTGLCVAVRDSGVGIPADKLPKIFEKFYQVDNSAQPRSVGSGLGLAIAREIVEAHGGTITAESEVGKGTMFRVTLPERPPAPRAAEPHAPAVRR; this is translated from the coding sequence ATGAGGCTCCGGCAGCGCATCGTGCTGACCCTGCTGGCGACCGTGGTGGTGATGGGCATCCCCGCCACCTACGCGCTGCTGTCGCTGGGCACCGTGCATCGCATCGCGTCGGAGCTGAAGGTGCGCGACACCGAGGCCACCTCGAACCTGGGGAGCCTGCGCAAGAACCTCGAGGCGCTGCAGTCGGCCGACGACAACGCGGTGGTGCTCATCAACATCGACCGGCCCAAGGCGGACTCGTGGCGCGGGACGGCCGAGGACGCCATGGCCGCCGGCGACCGAGACCTGGCCGCGCTGATCCGGCGGCCGCACGGCGCCGCCTACCGCCGCGCGGTGACCGACGCGCGGCACCAGTGGGAGACGCTGAAGAGCGTGGTGCGGCGGGAGTTCCAGCTGCTCCCCTTTCCCACGCCCGACGACCAGGACCGGTTCCGCGGGACCTACGCCGACCCGGCGTACCGGGGAATGACCGAACGCCTGAAGCCCATCGACGAGGCCATCGGCGCCGAGGCCGAGGAGCGGGTGCGGCGCGCGTCCGACGTGGCCACGGCGGCGCGCAACACCACGCTCGTGGCGCTCGCGCTGTCGCTGGCGCTCACCGTGATCATCGGCATCCTGATGACGCGGGCCATGCTGCGCCCCATCGACGAGCTGGGGCGGGGGATGAGCCACGTGGCCGAGGGCGACTTCGAGCCCGACGTGCGCATCCCGGTGGAGCGGCCCGACGAGATCGGCGACCTGGCGCGCTCGTTCTCGACCATGACGGCGCAGCTGGCCGAGCTGGACCGCCTGAAGGCCGAGTTCGTGTCGGTGGCCAGCCACGAGATCAAGACGCCGCTCTCCGTCATCCGCGGCTACGTCTCCCTCCTGGCCGACGGCATCTACGGGAGCGTGAACGACCAGCAGAAGAAGACGCTGGAGGCCGTGTCGGACCAGGTGGACCGCCTCACCCGCCTCGTGCACCGGCTGCTCGACATCTCCCGCTTCGAGGCGGGGGGCGGGCGGCTGGAGCTGCGCCGCATCAACGTGCGCGACTTCCTGGAGGAGCTGACCAGCGGCTTCCGCGTGCTGGCCTTCCAGAACGGCATCGACTTCCACGTGCAGGTGGCCGGCGACGCGCCGGTGAACATCGAGGGCGACGCCGACCGGCTGAACGAGGTGCTGGGGAACATCCTGTCCAACGCCTTCAAGTTCACCGAGCGCGGCGGCCGCATCGCCCTCGACGCGGAGCGCGACGGCACGGGGCTGTGCGTGGCGGTGCGCGACAGCGGGGTGGGGATCCCGGCCGACAAGCTGCCCAAGATCTTCGAGAAGTTCTACCAGGTGGACAACAGCGCGCAGCCGCGCTCGGTGGGGTCGGGGCTGGGGCTGGCCATCGCGCGCGAGATCGTGGAGGCCCACGGGGGCACGATCACTGCAGAGAGCGAGGTCGGAAAAGGGACGATGTTCCGAGTGACCCTCCCCGAGCGGCCGCCCGCCCCGCGCGCCGCCGAGCCCCATGCCCCTGCCGTGCGCCGATGA